The window TTTACAGAACAAGTGTGATGTTGTCGAAGATGCATGCATTCATCATGTCTTGAAGACCAAGGCACAGTCGGAAAAGAGTGCAATAAATGAAAAACTTAATATTGCCGAGGAAGGGTTCCTGCATGATCATAGAAATTGCATCAAGGCACAAATGGCAGCATCGGAACTCAATTTCTTTGACACGGTTCTTCCTGGACATGGTAATCTGTTTAAATTTATACCAGTTTGCTTTTGTCTTATGTTGTTTCATTTCTTTGCAAGGTTAAGTTATGCAtcttttacttttattttagcTGAATTGCAGCACAATTTCGAAGGTTTAACAGCCTGAGTTGTAATTGTTAATCGCGTGTATTTATCTGGAAAGCTGGTTAATTTGAATATCGAAACCCCTTTGTTCCAATGATTCCCCCCTCCTTTCCCCCTGTTTTCTTGCACTTGCTAGTGTCTAATGCATTGTTCTGTTCCTTTTTAACCGTGCAGATAAGGCAGAGTCGAGAACGAAAAAAGCCAAGGTTTCATGTTAACAACATATGTATCTGTTACTACTTTTAATTGTTGATATAAGTAGATCTTGGCATCTAACTTGCTGTATTTTATTCTCTAGAGCAATCTTGATATCAGCAGCCTGGGCTGCTATCCAGAACCAGAAGAAATACCGATGCCAGAGTTCGCAGATTGGTTCAAGTCTTGGTGGAAGTCTCCCCCCTCTTCACCAACATGCTGGGATTCGCCTCCTGTGTCTCCTTTTTCATGGGATCATGACTCAGTTGAGCTGACGCTGAAGGAAGAAGACGAAAGTTGCATATAAGGATTTTATCCATTTTCTGACCAATAGCAGTGACGTCATGTACTTGGCAAATGAGGCAGTGGACGAAGCAAAGGCAGTCACTTAACCTGATGGTTATACCCGTTCAATAATTTCTGTATTTCTCAAAGAGGTGAGGTGCGTactcaaaaaagaaaaaaaaaagaaatgaaaaaaaaaccATTGGGGATTTGTATCTTCTTTAGAGAGTTCGTCAAGGTGCAAAACTCTGT is drawn from Primulina tabacum isolate GXHZ01 unplaced genomic scaffold, ASM2559414v2 Contig388, whole genome shotgun sequence and contains these coding sequences:
- the LOC142534140 gene encoding protein PATRONUS 2-like, which produces MERPLTLKPLNIQDENAAIRWKKAPVDGKSKSSKPVSKKGGAAIESRKALKDITNKTFLNLEASSQKKSLQNKCDVVEDACIHHVLKTKAQSEKSAINEKLNIAEEGFLHDHRNCIKAQMAASELNFFDTVLPGHDKAESRTKKAKSNLDISSLGCYPEPEEIPMPEFADWFKSWWKSPPSSPTCWDSPPVSPFSWDHDSVELTLKEEDESCI